The nucleotide sequence AACTAAGTCTGCACGGAACCCCGGGAAGAAGTCCAGCACGACTCCCCTGGACACTTCATAGCCTTTGTTAAGATACTCTTCGGCTATGGCATCGGCGCGGCGTTTCTCGAGATTGACTATGTCTTCCATCGTCAATTCACCATATCAGACTCTGATCAGGAGCATTTTCTACTCGAATATACACAAAAGGGATATTGCGAACAACGGCCTGCCTCAAAATGCCTGAAGAGTTTTCTATTCGTAGGTCATCGTTCAGATTTCGCTTGCGACAAAGAATATCAGTTATCTGATTATCATCAATGTACACCAATCCATTCAAGGCATCCGAAATAGGTTTAGGGATATTATCTACATCCATCTGCCTATCAGTAAAGAAGTAAGTGGTAGTTAGCATAACAGATTCCGCAACAGGCTCATCGTCCGTTTCCCAATACTGTTTACCAACTCTCCGCACATTCTCTGACCATTGTCGCACCAATTCCCTGCGCCTTGCTTGTTGTGACACAGGCGGCCCATCTATGACGAATTCAAAAGGAAGAGCCATTCCAAGACGAGCCTATATCTGATACTTCTGCAACAGCCGCCGCGCGATTATCAGCTTCTGTATTTCGTTCGTGCCTTCACCGATAATCATCAGCGGCGCATCGCGGTAATAGCGCTCAAGCGGGAATTCCTTGATGTAGCCATAGCCGCCGTGGATGCGCATCGCCTCCATCGTGACCCGGCCGCACATCTCGCTGGCGAACAACTTCGCCATGCCTGCTTCCAGATCAACCCGCTCGCCGGAGTCTTTCTTGCGCGCCGCTTCGTATGTGAGCAGACGC is from Chloroflexota bacterium and encodes:
- a CDS encoding RusA family crossover junction endodeoxyribonuclease; protein product: MALPFEFVIDGPPVSQQARRRELVRQWSENVRRVGKQYWETDDEPVAESVMLTTTYFFTDRQMDVDNIPKPISDALNGLVYIDDNQITDILCRKRNLNDDLRIENSSGILRQAVVRNIPFVYIRVENAPDQSLIW